The following DNA comes from Mycobacterium sp. MS1601.
CACATCTGGCTCGGCTCCTACGAGAACGCGTTCACCCTGCTGCGCCAGTGTTATGCCGAAATCAACCGGAACACAAGCGATCCCGCCTGCCCCATCAAAGAGTGGACACAGGCGCTGGTTCCCGCCGACGATCTGGGACTGATGGACTGGTTCGGCGGCGAGTGGCTGCCGTGGCTGGGCACGTTCGGCCGCAACACCATGTCACCGGGCGATCCCCAGGGCTCCGGCCGGGAGATGACGGCCGTGGCCTTTCTGTACCGTGCGGCTGCGCTGGTACTGGATTTCACGGACTCCATCCGCGAGGCCGGACCCGGCGGTCTGGTGATGTCGGCAGGGCCGTCACGGCCTCAGGAACCGTCGTCGCGACCAGTGTCCGCGGTGACCAGGGCCATGTTGGCTGCGGTGCTGGCGATCAACCATGAGGGCGGCGACATCGCTTCTCCTGGTGAGCAACTCGATGCAGCGGTGGCCGCCGTACGTGAGGCCGTCGACTACGAGACCCGGCCCGATCACAGACGCTCCTGGTTGCTGGTCTCGATGGTGACGGCCGTGGTGCGTGGCATCCTGGCCGACTCCCTGGTCACCGACTCGCGCGGGTTCCGCGCCATCGATGACCAGGACTTCGGCGACTGGATTCTGCGGCACGGCGGCCATCCAGATGTGTTGGACTACCCGCTGATCCGCGGTGTCTACGATTTGGTGTTCGGGTATCGGGACGGTGATGTAGACCGACCGGCGTTCGGCGCGGGGCTGATGATCTTCCTGATCGGCATGGTGCTCTTCGAGTACAAAGGCGCCATCTTCTGGAAGATGACCGCGGGCATGGGCGACGTGGTGATCGCTCCGCTCTATCAGGCACTCAAACAGCGCGGCGTGCGATTCGAGTTCTTCCATCGACTCGATGCATTGCACCTCGACCCCGATCACCGTGTGGTCGACACCATCACGATGGCGCGCCAAGCTGCACTGGCCGACGGCCTCGACGAGTACCAGCCCCTGGTCACCGTCGGTGGACTTCCGGTGTTTCCGGCAGCTCCGCGGGCCGAGCAACTTCGTCCCGGTCAGCAGTTGGGCGATCTCGAATCGCACTTCGAGCAGCACGAAGATGTCGAAACACGCACTCTCCGAAGAGGATTCGACTTCGATCACGTCGTGTTGGCCGTCTCCGTCGGCATGGTGCCGATCGTGGCGCGAGAGCTCCTGGCTGACCGGCACGAGTGGCGATCCATGGTGGCCGAGGTGCGAACGGTCGCCACGCAGGCCTTCCAGCTCTGGTTGCGTCCCGACGAACCGTCGCTGGGCTGGCCGCATCCGGGATCGACAGTCAGCGCGTATCTGCGCCCGTTCGAGACCTGGGCGTCCATGCCGCAGACGCTGTGGGCCGAAACCTGGCCCGCCGACGACACCCCCGCTACGGTCGCATACTTCTGCGGCAGCCTCAACGCCGACTGGCCTACCGAGGAACCGTCACAGCGGTATGTCGAGCGTCTGCGCCATCAGGTGCTGACCGAGGTCGAGGCCTATCTCGACAACCTGCGCCTGTACTTTCCGAACGCATTCACCGACGCCGGCTTCGACTTCAGCCTGCTGGCCGGCGCAGGCGGCAAGACCGGAATCGAAGCGGTCGCCACACAACACGTTTCCGTCAACATCGACCCATCCGACCGCTACGTGCAGTCCGTCCCCGGCTCCGACAGGTATCGGTTGCGCCCGGATGAGAGCGGGTACGACAATCTGGTCCTTGCCGGCGACTGGACGGACTGCGGCATGAATGCCGGGTGCATCGAGGCAGCGGTGATGTCAGGCCTGGAAGCGGCCAACGCCGTGGCGGGCCGCGGCAGGTTCCACCGGATCCGCGGTTACTGGCTGCCCTAGCTCGGCCGCCGAGGCGGCGTGGTGGTGCCCCAGCCCGGTGGGGAAACGAACGGGCCGAGCTACAAGTGCCTGCATCAATCCTGGGTGGCGCGGCGCTCTCGGTAGGCGGCGACGTGCTGCCGGTTGCCGCAGTTGCCGGTGTCACAGAACATCCGGGACCGGTTGCGCGACAGATCGATCAGCGCGGCGTCGCAGTCCGGCGCGGCACAGATCTTGAGGCGGCGCAATTCTCCGGCACGGATCAGATCTGCCAGCGACATGGCCATCTCGGCGCCCATGCGCTGGGCCAGTGGATCGTGGATCGACGCCAGATGCAGGTGCCACTCCGGCATCTCGGGGTGGCGGGTCAACCATGGGGCCGCTTTGGTGTCGGACAGCAATGCGTTCACCTGCCCCACCACACGCTCTTCGTCGTCGGCGACACTCCAGATCTTGCCCAGGCGGACGCGCAGGCGGTGCACGTCGTCGAGTTCGGCGGCGTCATGGTCGCGACGCCCGGTCCATCCCCAGCCGACCAGGTACTCGTCGAGTGCGGCTTGGTCCCCCAACTGCTCACCGTCGACTCGATCGGAGTTCACCAACACACACGCTGCACGCAGTGTGAGTTCGGTGTCATGACTGAAAATCATTTGACTCCTGACTCACGTCGGCCGTAGTGTCACTACCAAAGTTCAGTTTACTCATTACACACCTGAGGGGGTGCCTCCATGCTGTTGACGAAACCAGCTGACGCCACGTTCCGGCTCGGTCTGATGTTCGCGTTGAGTTCGGCGTTCATCTTCGGCTTGTCAGGCCCCCTCGCAAAGTCGCTGATGGCAGCCGGCTGGAGCCCCACTGCCGCGGTGACGGCCCGGCTCGCTGGGGGCGCCATCCTGATGGCGGTGTTCGCCACTGCGGTCAAGCCTGGCTGGTTCCGGCTCGCGCTGCAGCACATCCGGCCAGTTCTCCTCTACGGGCTGATCCCGATCGCCGGCGCCCAACTGTGCTACTACAACGCCGTCTCCCACCTCTCGGTGGGCGTGGCACTGCTGCTCGAGTACACCGCCCCGTTGCTGGTGGTCGGTTGGGTCTGGGTCACCACCTCGCGGCGCCCCAGCAACCGCACATTGGCCGGCGTGGGCACCGCGGTCGCGGGAATCATGGTGGTGTTGGGCGTTTTCAACGGCCTTGCCTCGGCGCAGGTCAACACCATGGGAATCTTGTGGGGCCTGGGCGCTGCCGTGTGCGCGGCCTGCTACTTCCTGATGGCCGACTCGGTGAGCACCGACGGCACCGGGCTCGACCCCATCACCCTGTCTGCCGGTGGGTTGATCGTGGGCGCGGCCACCGTCGCCACCCTCGGATTGTCCGGTGTCATGCCACTGACCTACACCACCGGTGACGTGCAGATCGCCGGTTTCACCACGTCATGGCTGGTCCCGGTGGCGCTGTTGGCTCTGCTGCCCACGGCAATTGCCTACACCCTCGGCATCGGCGGTATCGCACGCCTGAAGCCCAGCTTCGCCTCACTGGTGGGCTTGTCGGAGGTGTTGTTCGCGGTGCTGTGGGCCTGGCTGTTGGTCGATGAGGCCATCAGCCCCATCCAGGCCGTCGGCGGACTGGTGGTGCTGGTGGGCCTGGCACTCGCCCGCTCGGGTGACCGTTCGGCCGAGGTGACAGCTGCGACGTGGCCCGACGCCGGGCCGCTGGAGCCGGCTGACCAGAGACGCTGACACCGGCTTCAGCAAATACGGCTGACCGAAGACTGTGGTGACCGGCTAACATGTTTGCTGTGACAAGCGACAAACGCCCCGTGAGCATCTCCCGCATCTTCGGTCCCCTCCTGGGGGCGGCAGTCATGGTGATGGCAGCGCTGGTGGCCGCGCCTTCGGCGAGCATCCCCACCGCCCAGGCCGAACCTGCCTGCCCCGATATCGAGGTGGTGTTTGCGCGCGGCACCGACGAACCACCCGGCCTCGGGCGCGTCGGTTCGGCGTTTGTCGATTCGCTGCGCGGGCAGGTTGGCGGACGATCAGTGGGCACCTACGCGGTGAACTATCCGGCCACGTACGACTTCCTGGCCGCCGCGGGCGGCGCCAACGACGCCAGCGGACACATCCAGTGGATGGTGAACAACTGCCCCCAGACCCGCTTGGTCCTGGGCGGCTACTCACAGGGCGCCGCCATTGTCGACGTCCTGGCCGCCGTGCCGTTCCCGGCGGTCGGCTTCAACGCCCCGCTGCCACCCAACGTCCCCGAGCACATCGCCGCGCTGGCCGTCTTCGGCAACCCCACCACCAAGGTGGGACTGCCGCTGACGATCAGCCCGGTGTACGGCACCCGCTCGATCGACCTCTGCAACGGCGGTGATCCGGTCTGCTCCGGCGGCGACGACATTGCCGCGCACAGCAATTACGGCCCGGCCGGACTGACCAACCAAGCCGCCACCTTCGTCGCGGGACTGGTATGAGCGATTCGATCATGCATCCTCGTTGTGTGACTATGGGCGCCATGAGTATTCCGTCACGTCGGCGCCGGCTGCGCCGGGCCGCAGCGCCGGTTCTGGCGGCGGCAATGTTGTTCGCGGCGCCCATGGGCCTGCCCGCGGCGTCGGCAGAGCCCCCCTGCCCCGACGTCGAGGTGGTCTTTGCCCGCGGCACCAGCGAGGCTCCCGGAATCGGTCGGGTCGGTGTCGCGCTCACCGACGCCATCCGTGCCCAGAGCGGGCTCAACGTCGGCACCTATGGGGTCGTCTATCCGGCCACCTACGACTTTCTGGGCGCTGCCGACGGCGCCCGCGACGCCACCAATCGCATCGCGCTGATGGCGCAGCAGTGCCCAAGCACCCGGATCGTGCTGGGTGGTTACTCACAGGGCGCGGCGATCGTCGACATGCTGGCCGGAATCCCCCCGCTGGGCAACAGGATCGGCGACTTGGGCTCCGCGCCGCCGCTGCCGGGCAATCTCGCCGGGAATGTCGCTGCGGCAGCCGTTTTCGGCAATCCCTCGGCCAAGTTCAGTGTCCCCCTGAACGGCTCGGGCCAGTTCGCCGGAAAAGCGGTCGACATGTGCAGCGACGGTGATCCGATCTGTTCCGACGGCCGGAATCCGTTTGCCCACACCAGCTACGAGAGCGGTCCGCTGGTGCCGCAAGCCGCCGGTTTTGTGGTCGCACGGCTCTGAGAACGCCACGCGGCAGAGTCTCGTCAACGGCTGTGAGCAGCACCGCGCGTTAATATTGACCACATGGGTCACTTCTGTCACAGACAGATTCGACGGTTCCTCGCCTCGGCGGGTGCCGCGATGGCCGTCGCCACGCTGGTGACGGTGGCGCCCGAGACCCAGCTGCCCACGGCGGCGGCCGTTTCATGCCCCGAGGTCGAGGTGATCTTCGCGCGTGGCCGGGAGGAACCCACCGGCACGGGCATCGTGGGTACCGCGTTTGTCAACGCGCTGCGCGCCAAGAGCACCAAGAAGATCGGTTACTACCCCGTCGACTACGACGCCAACATCAGCGTCGACCAGGGCGCCAAAGACATGAGTGCCCACATCCAGTACATGGTGGCCACCTGCCCGGACACCCGACTGGTGCTGGGCGGCTACTCACTGGGAGCCACCGTCACCGACATGGTGCTGGCCACCCCCGGCCCGTTCTTCGGCTACTCCAACCCCTTGCCCCTCGGCAGTGACGAGCATGTCGCCGCCGTGGTGTTCTTCGGCAACGGAGCCCGCAAGGTGCTCGGCTACCCCGTCTCGGAGTTCCTGCCCACCTGGACCAACAAGGTGATCGACCTGTGCAACGCGCAGGATCCGGTCTGCAGCTCCAGCCTGGATGTGAAGACGTTTCCGGCCAACTGGGGCGATCACCTCCAGAAGGGATACCTGGACTCGGGCCTGGTGAATCAGGCCGCGACCTTCGCCGCAGCCAAGCTGTAGCAGGCCGGCCAGTACGATGTGCGTCATGCGAGTCGGGCGCTTCATCGGGTCAATGTGTGCGGTCCTCGGAACTGTTGCTGTCATGGTCGCGGCGCCCACCGTCGCACCACGGTCGGTCAGCACTGTGCCCACTGCGGCGGCGGCGTGCCCACAGGTGGAGGTGATCTTCGCGCGCGGTCGCATCGAGCCTCCCGGCGTGGGACAGATCGGCAACGCATTCGTCAGTGCGCTGCGCCAGAAGACCGACAAGAACATCAATGTCTACGCGGTCAACTACCCCGCTGACAACCAGATCGACGTGGGCGCCAACGACATGAGCGCCCGGATCCAGGACATGGCAGCCCGTTGCCCCGACACCCGACTGGTGCTGGGCGGTTACTCACTGGGCGCCGCGGTGACCGACGTGGTGCTGGCTGTGCCGTTCGGATTCATGGGATTCAAGAATCCACTGCCGGCAGGTATGGACCAGAAGATCGCGGCCGTCGCACTGTTCGGCAACGGCGCGGCCTGGGTGGGCCCCATCACCAACTTCAACCCGCTCTACAGTGAACGCACCATCGAGCTGTGCCACGGCGCGGACCCCATCTGCAACCCGGCCGACCCCAACACCTGGGAGAACAACTGGTCGGATCACCTGCAGCCGGCCTACATCAACAGTGGGATGGTCAACCAGGCCGCCGACTTCGTGGCCGCCCGGATCTGATCTAGCGCGTCCGCACGTCCCTGGTGACGACGTTGCGCGCCCGCAGCTGATCATCCGGGGGATAGTCCACGCCCACCAGGGTCAGTCCGCGTGCAGGCGCGGCGGCAAAATCACTGGAACGCTTGACCTCTGCGAGCAAGCCGCCGAGCCAGTCGACCGGGCGGCGATGCTCGCCGACGGCCAGCAGCGCACCCACCACGGAGCGCACCATGTTCCAACAGAACGCATCCGCGGTGACAGCGGCCGTGATCAGGTCACCATCGCGCTCCCAGGACAACTGCTGCAGATCACGGATGGTGGTGGCACCGTCGCGGTGCCTGCAGAACGCAGCGAAGTCGTTGAGCCCCAACAGGTTCGCCGAAGCGGCGGCCATGGCATCCACATCGAGGCGCCGGGGCCACGGGGTGATGAAGCGGGCCTGGTGCGGTTCCACGCCATAGGGCGCCGTGGACAACCGGTAGCGGTAGTGCCTGCGTAACGCCGAGAACCTGGCATCAAAACCCGCCGGCGCACGGACGATGTCGCGCACTCGGACGTCAGTGGGCAGGAAGCGGCCCAATCGCCGCACCAGGGGCAGGAATTCGGGTTCGTCAGGACGGACAGTGCGCGGGTAGGCATGCCCCAGGGCCGCCAACGGGACATCGACGTGCGCCACCTGTCCGGTGGCGTGCACGCCGGCGTCGGTACGGCCGGCGACGCCGGTCTGCACCGGCGTCCGGAACACCGTCGACAGCGCCTCCTCCAGCACACCGGCCACCGTCCGCTGACCCGTCTGCGCGGCCCAGCCGGCGAATTCGGTTCCGTCGTAAGCGATCTCGAGACGCAAACGAACGTGCCCGCCACCGGAGTCGATGGCGGGCACGTTCATATCGTCGTTGTCAGAGACGTCTGTCGCTAGGACTTCTTGTCATCCTCGGCGGCGTCCTCGACCGTGGCATCCTCGACCGGAGCCTCGTCGGCAGGAGCGTCCTCGACTGCGGCCTCTTCGACTGCGGACTCTTCGACCTTGGCCTCCTCCACCGGAGCCTCCTGCGCGGCAGGCGCCGAGGCAGCCACGCGACGGGCGCGGTCGGCCTCAGAGGTCACGGTCTTCTCCCGGACCAGCTCGATGACCGCCATGGGAGCGTTGTCGCCCTTGCGGTTCTCGACCTTGATGATCCGGGTGTAGCCGCCATTGCGATCCGCGTAGAACGGGCCGATCTCGGCGAAGAGGGTGTGCACGACGTCCTTGTCGCGGATCTTCTTGAGCACCTCACGCCGGTTGTGCAGCGAGCCCTTCTTGGCGTGGGTGATCAGCTTCTCCGCGTAGGGCCGCAGCGCCCGCGCCTTGGGCTCGGTGGTCTTGATGCGACCATGCTCGAACAGCGACGTGGCCAGGTTGGCCAGTAGTGCCTTCTGGTGCGAAGACGACCCGCCGAGGCGAGCACCCTTTGTGGGCTTGGGCATAACGACTACTCCTAAATGGGGCCGGCCCCCGTATCAGGTAGGGCCGGGACGGTTGCTTGTTAGAGCTGTTCGGTTTCGGCGAAGTCCTGGTTGTCGTCCAGGTCGTAGCCGGCATCGCTGTTCCAGGTACCGGTGGCGACGTCATAACCGGCAACCTCGGACGGATCGAAGGTGGCCGGGCTGTCCTTGAGCGACAGACCGAGCTGGTGCAGCTTGATCTTCACCTCGTCGATGGACTTCTGGCCGAAGTTACGGATGTCCAGCAGATCGGACTCCGTGCGGGCGACGAGCTCGCCGACGGTGTGCACACCCTCGCGCTTGAGGCAGTTGTACGACCGCACCGTGAGGTCCAGGTCGTCGATGGGAAGCGCGAACGACGCGATGTGGTCGGCCTCGGCGGGCGACGGCCCGATCTCGATGCCTTCCGCCTCGACGTTGAGTTCCCGTGCCAGACCGAACAATTCGACCAGGGTCTTGCCAGCTGAGGCCAGGGCGTCACGCGGGCTGATCGAGTTCTTGGTCTCGACGTCGAGGATCAGCTTGTCGAAGTCGGTGCGCTGCTCGACGCGGGTGGCCTCCACCTTGTAGGTGACCTTGAGGACCGGCGAGTAGATGGAATCGACCGGGATACGGCCGATCTCGGCGCCGGAGGCCTTGTTCTGCACGGCGGGGACGTAGCCGCGGCCGCGCTCGACGACGAGCTCGACCTCCAGCTTGCCCTTGTCGTTCAGGGTGGCGATGTGCATGTCCGGGTTGTGCACCGTGACGCCGGCAGGCGGCACGATGTCACCGGCGGTGACGGCACCGGGGCCCTGCTTGCGCAGGTACATGGTGACCGGCTCGTCCTCTTCGGAGGACACGACCAGACCCTTGAGGTTCAAGATGATGTCGGTGACGTCTTCCTTGACCCCGGGCACGGTGGTGAACTCGTGCAGAACGCCGTCGATGCGGATGCTGGTGACCGCTGCGCCCGGGATGGACGACAGCAGTGTGCGCCGCAGCGAGTTACCCAGGGTGTAGCCGAAGCCGGGTTCCAGCGGTTCGATGACGAACTGCGAACGGTTCTCGGCGATGACCTCTTCGCCCAGGGTGGGACGCTGAGAAATCAGCATTTCTTGTTTCTCCTTCTCGGCAACCGCTATTTGATGCCGTTAGGTGGCCTGTGGCCCGGGGATCCGGGCACAGGATTACTTCGAGTAGAGCTCGACGATCAGCTGTTCGGTCAGCGGCACGTCGATCTGCGCGCGCTCGGGCAGCTGGTGCACGAGGATGCGCTGACGCTCGCCGACCACCTGCAGCCAGCCCGGGATGGGCCGATCACCGGCGTTGGCTCGAGACAGCTCGAACGGCAGCGTGTTGATCGACTTGTCCTTGATGTCGATGATGTCGTACTGCGACACGCGGTAGCTGGGGATGTCGACCTTCACACCGTTGACGGTGAAGTGGCCGTGGCTGACCAGCTGACGCGCCATCCGGCGGGTACGGGCCAGGCCGGCGCGGTACACCACGTTGTCCAGCCGGCTCTCCAGGATGCGCAGCAGGTTGTCACCGGTCTTGCCCGGAAGACGCACTGCCTCTTCGTAGTAGCGACGGAACTGCTTTTCCATCACGCCGTAGGTGAAGCGGGCCTTCTGCTTCTCCTGCAGCTGGTTGCGGTATTCGCTCTCCTTGATCCGCGCGCGACCGTGCTGGCCGGGCGGGTAGGGGCGCTTCTCGAACGACTGATCTCCACCGACCAGGTCGACGCCGAGGCGACGCGACTTGCGGGTGGCGGGTCCGGTATAACGAGCCATTTCTTAGTTCCCTCTCCCCTAGACCCGGCGCCGCTTGGGCGGACGGCAACCGTTGTGCGGCTGCGGGGTGACGTCGGAAATCGCGCCGACCTCGAGACCGGCAGCCTGCAATGAGCGGATCGCCGTCTCGCGACCCGAACCCGGTCCCTTGACGAACACGTCGACCTTCTTCACACCGTGCTCCTGCGCCTTGCGGGCAGCGTTCTCGGCAGCCAACTGAGCGGCGAACGGGGTCGACTTACGCGAACCCTTGAAGCCGACGTGACCCGAGGAGGCCCAGGCGATGACGTTGCCCTGGGGGTCGGTGATGGAGACGATGGTGTTGTTGAACGTGCTCTTGATGTGAGCAGCGCCGTGCGGAACGTTCTTCTTTTCCTTGCGGCGGGTGGTCTTGCCGCGCCGGGCAGCAGCGCCGCCCGCGGCCTTTTTAGCTGGAGGCATGCTGGTTTACCTGGCCTTCTTCTTGCCGGCGATGGTGCGCTTGGGGCCCTTGCGGGTGCGCGCATTGGTCTTGGTCCGCTGGCCGCGCACCGGCAGACCACGGCGGTGCCGCAGGCCCTGGTAGCAGCCGATCTCGATCTTGCGGCGGATGTCCGCCTGCACCTCGCGACGCAGGTCGCCTTCGACCTTGAGGTTGCCCTCGATGTAGTCGCGGAGCTGGCTCACCTGATCATCGGTGAGGTCCTTGGAACGCTGGTCCCGGCTGATGCCGGTGGCGTCCAGGATCTCCTGGGAGCGGGTACGGCCGATGCCGTAGATGTAGGTCAGCGCGATCTCCATGCGCTTGTCGCGCGGGAGATCAACGCCCATGAGACGTGCCATCAGGCAGTGTTCCTTTTCGTTGCGGAGGTCTGTTCCCAGTCCGTTCCCCTCACGGGGTCCGGCCTCCGTGCCGGACGTGGTGAGTGGCCTATCCACTCAGTGGTACTGGGAGGTCTGCATTCAGTTGTGGGTGCTGCTCTTAAGAGCTGGGGGTTAGCCCTGCCGCTGCTTGTGGCGCGGATCAGAGCAGATCACCATGACCCGCCCGTGCCGGCGGATCACCCTGCACTTGTCGCAGATCGGCTTGACGCTCGGGTTCACCTTCACGGCAGTAACGATCCTTTGTTTCTGGAAGTGGGATTGAAGTCGGACTGTTTACTTGTAGCGGTACACAATGCGGCCACGGGACAGGTCGTAGGGAGACAGCTCCACCACGACGCGGTCCTCCGGCAGGATGCGGATGTAGTGCTGACGCATCTTGCCGCTGATGTGGGCGAGCACCTTGTGTCCGTTCTCCAGCTCAATGCGGAACATCGCATTGGGCAGAGGCTCGACCACGCGGCCCTCGACCTCGATGGCACCGTCTTTCTTGGCCATACGCTTCGGCAATCCTTGCTTTTTGGTTTCGTATCTACTGCGTCCGACTGAGCGCAGCGTTCGTTCCGACTACAAAACGTGGACCGGAAGTGAGACATTCCTGAGGTTCGTGCAGACTGGTCTGCAGAACGGGCACGCAAAGAGTCGGCGCGGCAGCCGCACCATTGGTCTACGATACCCGCTCGTCGCCGATGCTCCAAAACAGCTGAACCGGGGCCGTGACCAGCAAAGGCCCGCGGATGCAAAGATCGTCACAGCAGGCCGATCGCACGTGGAGGGGGTCCAGTGACAGCCGCGTACGTCGCCGCGTTCGCCGTCGGCGCAATCGCACTGCTGACCGCCTTGCTGCTCGCGGACGTCGGCGGCGCGGGCCACGGTATCGAGCACGGGGGTGGACAGGACGGCTTGCCCTTCCTCAGCCTCACCAGCGTGTCGGCCGGGATCCTGGGCGCCGGCACCGGCGGGCTCCTGAGCACGTGGGCCGGCGCCGACGCCGTGGTGGCCGGCATCGTCGCCGTGGTGAGCGCGTGCACGCTGATGCTGGCCCTCAACGGCGTCCTGATGCCCTACCTGCGCAGGCAACAGTCCAACTCCCAGCGCGGTCGCGCCTCCTACATCGGACTGCTCGGCACGGTCACCTTGGACATCCCGCCGGGCGGCTGGGGTGAGGTGTCCTTCGCCGACGCCGACGGAAACCGCGTGCGCGCCAGGGCCGTCACCGCCGAACCCGTTGCCCTGCGTAAATCCACCCGCGTCTACATCGCCGATGTCGACGCCGACCACGTACACGTGGTGTCCGTCCCCGATCTGGAGGGCCAGCCCTGATGTCCACACTGATGATCATCATCGTCGCGGCAATCGCAGCAGTGCTGCTGCTGGTTGTCGTCCCGCTGATCTACGTCAAGAACTACATCAAGGTGCCACCCAACGAAGTGGCCGTCTTCACTGGCCGCGGCGCACCCAAGGTGGTGCGCGGCGGCGCTCGCTTCCGGGTCCCGGGTATCGAGCGCGTCGACATCATGAGCCTGGAACCGTTCAACGTCAGCATCAACCTGCAGAACGCGCTGTCCAACGACGGTGTCCCCGTCAACGTCGAGGCCGTGGGCCTGGTCCGCATCGGCTCGGCCGACGAAGCGGTACAGACCGCGGTACAGCGCTTTTTGACCTCGGACCTCGACGCTCTGCAGAACCAGATCAACGACATCCTGGCCGGCAGCCTGCGCGGTATCACCGCGACCATGACGGTGGAGGACCTCAACTCCAACCGCGACACCCTGGCCCGCAGCGTGGTCGAAGAGGCCGGCGCCGACCTCGCACGCATCGGCATGGAAGTCGACGTCATCAAGATCGCCGGCATCTCCGACAAGAACGGCTATCTGGAGTCCCTCGGCCAGCGGCGCATCGCCGAGGTGAAGCGCGACGCCGCCGTCGGCACCGCCGAAGCCGAACGCGACGCCCAGATCCGCTCGGCCAAGGCCCGC
Coding sequences within:
- a CDS encoding FAD-dependent oxidoreductase; protein product: MSHRGGRVAILGGGMAGLSAAWRLSEPGWRDHYDSITVYQRGWRLGGKGASSRGAHNRIEEHGLHIWLGSYENAFTLLRQCYAEINRNTSDPACPIKEWTQALVPADDLGLMDWFGGEWLPWLGTFGRNTMSPGDPQGSGREMTAVAFLYRAAALVLDFTDSIREAGPGGLVMSAGPSRPQEPSSRPVSAVTRAMLAAVLAINHEGGDIASPGEQLDAAVAAVREAVDYETRPDHRRSWLLVSMVTAVVRGILADSLVTDSRGFRAIDDQDFGDWILRHGGHPDVLDYPLIRGVYDLVFGYRDGDVDRPAFGAGLMIFLIGMVLFEYKGAIFWKMTAGMGDVVIAPLYQALKQRGVRFEFFHRLDALHLDPDHRVVDTITMARQAALADGLDEYQPLVTVGGLPVFPAAPRAEQLRPGQQLGDLESHFEQHEDVETRTLRRGFDFDHVVLAVSVGMVPIVARELLADRHEWRSMVAEVRTVATQAFQLWLRPDEPSLGWPHPGSTVSAYLRPFETWASMPQTLWAETWPADDTPATVAYFCGSLNADWPTEEPSQRYVERLRHQVLTEVEAYLDNLRLYFPNAFTDAGFDFSLLAGAGGKTGIEAVATQHVSVNIDPSDRYVQSVPGSDRYRLRPDESGYDNLVLAGDWTDCGMNAGCIEAAVMSGLEAANAVAGRGRFHRIRGYWLP
- a CDS encoding CGNR zinc finger domain-containing protein — its product is MIFSHDTELTLRAACVLVNSDRVDGEQLGDQAALDEYLVGWGWTGRRDHDAAELDDVHRLRVRLGKIWSVADDEERVVGQVNALLSDTKAAPWLTRHPEMPEWHLHLASIHDPLAQRMGAEMAMSLADLIRAGELRRLKICAAPDCDAALIDLSRNRSRMFCDTGNCGNRQHVAAYRERRATQD
- a CDS encoding EamA family transporter, with translation MLLTKPADATFRLGLMFALSSAFIFGLSGPLAKSLMAAGWSPTAAVTARLAGGAILMAVFATAVKPGWFRLALQHIRPVLLYGLIPIAGAQLCYYNAVSHLSVGVALLLEYTAPLLVVGWVWVTTSRRPSNRTLAGVGTAVAGIMVVLGVFNGLASAQVNTMGILWGLGAAVCAACYFLMADSVSTDGTGLDPITLSAGGLIVGAATVATLGLSGVMPLTYTTGDVQIAGFTTSWLVPVALLALLPTAIAYTLGIGGIARLKPSFASLVGLSEVLFAVLWAWLLVDEAISPIQAVGGLVVLVGLALARSGDRSAEVTAATWPDAGPLEPADQRR
- a CDS encoding cutinase family protein; translation: MVMAALVAAPSASIPTAQAEPACPDIEVVFARGTDEPPGLGRVGSAFVDSLRGQVGGRSVGTYAVNYPATYDFLAAAGGANDASGHIQWMVNNCPQTRLVLGGYSQGAAIVDVLAAVPFPAVGFNAPLPPNVPEHIAALAVFGNPTTKVGLPLTISPVYGTRSIDLCNGGDPVCSGGDDIAAHSNYGPAGLTNQAATFVAGLV
- a CDS encoding cutinase family protein, yielding MSIPSRRRRLRRAAAPVLAAAMLFAAPMGLPAASAEPPCPDVEVVFARGTSEAPGIGRVGVALTDAIRAQSGLNVGTYGVVYPATYDFLGAADGARDATNRIALMAQQCPSTRIVLGGYSQGAAIVDMLAGIPPLGNRIGDLGSAPPLPGNLAGNVAAAAVFGNPSAKFSVPLNGSGQFAGKAVDMCSDGDPICSDGRNPFAHTSYESGPLVPQAAGFVVARL
- a CDS encoding cutinase family protein, coding for MGHFCHRQIRRFLASAGAAMAVATLVTVAPETQLPTAAAVSCPEVEVIFARGREEPTGTGIVGTAFVNALRAKSTKKIGYYPVDYDANISVDQGAKDMSAHIQYMVATCPDTRLVLGGYSLGATVTDMVLATPGPFFGYSNPLPLGSDEHVAAVVFFGNGARKVLGYPVSEFLPTWTNKVIDLCNAQDPVCSSSLDVKTFPANWGDHLQKGYLDSGLVNQAATFAAAKL
- a CDS encoding cutinase family protein, whose amino-acid sequence is MVAAPTVAPRSVSTVPTAAAACPQVEVIFARGRIEPPGVGQIGNAFVSALRQKTDKNINVYAVNYPADNQIDVGANDMSARIQDMAARCPDTRLVLGGYSLGAAVTDVVLAVPFGFMGFKNPLPAGMDQKIAAVALFGNGAAWVGPITNFNPLYSERTIELCHGADPICNPADPNTWENNWSDHLQPAYINSGMVNQAADFVAARI
- the truA gene encoding tRNA pseudouridine(38-40) synthase TruA, whose product is MNVPAIDSGGGHVRLRLEIAYDGTEFAGWAAQTGQRTVAGVLEEALSTVFRTPVQTGVAGRTDAGVHATGQVAHVDVPLAALGHAYPRTVRPDEPEFLPLVRRLGRFLPTDVRVRDIVRAPAGFDARFSALRRHYRYRLSTAPYGVEPHQARFITPWPRRLDVDAMAAASANLLGLNDFAAFCRHRDGATTIRDLQQLSWERDGDLITAAVTADAFCWNMVRSVVGALLAVGEHRRPVDWLGGLLAEVKRSSDFAAAPARGLTLVGVDYPPDDQLRARNVVTRDVRTR
- the rplQ gene encoding 50S ribosomal protein L17; this encodes MPKPTKGARLGGSSSHQKALLANLATSLFEHGRIKTTEPKARALRPYAEKLITHAKKGSLHNRREVLKKIRDKDVVHTLFAEIGPFYADRNGGYTRIIKVENRKGDNAPMAVIELVREKTVTSEADRARRVAASAPAAQEAPVEEAKVEESAVEEAAVEDAPADEAPVEDATVEDAAEDDKKS
- a CDS encoding DNA-directed RNA polymerase subunit alpha, translated to MLISQRPTLGEEVIAENRSQFVIEPLEPGFGYTLGNSLRRTLLSSIPGAAVTSIRIDGVLHEFTTVPGVKEDVTDIILNLKGLVVSSEEDEPVTMYLRKQGPGAVTAGDIVPPAGVTVHNPDMHIATLNDKGKLEVELVVERGRGYVPAVQNKASGAEIGRIPVDSIYSPVLKVTYKVEATRVEQRTDFDKLILDVETKNSISPRDALASAGKTLVELFGLARELNVEAEGIEIGPSPAEADHIASFALPIDDLDLTVRSYNCLKREGVHTVGELVARTESDLLDIRNFGQKSIDEVKIKLHQLGLSLKDSPATFDPSEVAGYDVATGTWNSDAGYDLDDNQDFAETEQL